TAACTATTGATGCCAACAAAAAGCATTGTCTTGACTACCATCACTGGTTTTAACATTATTCTGATCAATAAATAGTGCCTTACATGCGGCTTTATCATTATTTTGAGAACTACTTATTTTAGCGACTGCCTTCATAACATAGGTGTGTGCGGCCGCTGAAACAATACTAAATGTGTAATATTCGCTATTTAACGGTAAGCCTGCTGAGGCTGGATTACTAATGTAAATTGGCTGCAGAATACGGTAGCTACTTTGCTCCATTTGAGCCTTTATTAATTCAGTTTGTGCATCTCCTCGTCGTGTTGTTATCACAAAGCTTTGGTAAGAAGGGTAAGCAATACCGGCTAATATTCCGATAACCACAAGACAAACAAGTAATTCAATTAAAGTAAAACCGCGAAGTTTATTCTCTCTAAAGTCTAGTTTATTCATATCAGCCTCATCTATTTAACTTTATATTCAATTTAACTCATTAAATATGTAATCAAATATTGGTGAAATGGTCGCTTGCTTTAACCTGTTCGATTAATTAGTTATTTAATGAGAGCGTTATTAAGTATAGAAAAGCATTTCTAAATTTCATTATTTCTAATTAAATGATATTGCTTATGTGTATGAAGGATCTATAGCCATTAGTAATGTATTACATTAAGTTCATCAGTAAGAGAGCATTATCATTCGCTCTCATATCACTGATATATTGGATTAATTTGGAAGGGACGGAGCTTGAAGGAGGTTAATCAAATAGTTTATGCACAACTGCTAGTGTTGCTTCAATTTCTTGAGTATTACTGGGTGCAATATAAATAGTATCATCTCCCGCGATTGTACCTAAAATTCCTTCTGCTTTACCCATCGAGTCTAATAAGCGGGCTATCAATTGCGCAGCTCCAGGGCTAGTACGTATAACGATTAAACTGTCATTTCTATCTATATCTACCACTAAGTTTTTAAGCGGACTGGTGGTTGCTGGGATACCTAACTCGGCAGGTAAACAATAAACCATTTCACCTGTGGCATTTCGTGTTCTAACTGCGCCTGTTTTACTTAACATACGTGACACTTTAGATTGGTTGATATGCGTAAATCCAGCTTCTATTAAAGCATCGACAATCTCACTTTGTGAGCTCAAATGCTCTTCTTTAAGAAGGCATTTAAAAAAGTCCATTAGTTCAGAAGTCTGTCGCATTGGTGATCCCATAGATAAATTATTATAAAGCTCGTATCTTAATCTAAATCATCGTTGCGTTAATAGATTAAATGTCACTTTTTTTGCATATTTATTCGTTTTTTTCTAAATAAGTGTATTTGTATAAGCATCGCTACTTTCTTTAATGCAGTTCTGGTAAAATTTGAACGAAATTAATATTATCAGGATGATTCATTATGATTTCTTTTTCTCGTCAACTCGCACTTATCTGCCTCTTATTGTCAACTTCATTGAGTGCAAACACTTCAAAACAACTGCAAGTTAAGTTTGCGACTGATGCTAATTATTTCCCTTTTGAATACTTGTCTGACGATAAAGAAATTCAAGGCTTTGATATTGATATTGCTAAAGCGATCTGTGAGCAAGCCAATTTAAAATGTAGCTTTGAACATCATCGTTTTGATGGTTTGTTACTTACCTTACCTTTTGGCCGTTATGATGCAGTCATTGCAGCATTAGATATCACCAGTGAGCGATTAGAGAAAGTCGACTTCAGTGATAGCTACTATAAAGTACCGCCAGTTTTTATCAGTAAAGAGCAACTACAAGGAGAGTTTTCATTAGAAGGTAAATTTATTGGCGTTCAGGCAAATACATCTAATCAAAGTTATCTTATTCAATTTGCAAAAGAAAATAGTTATATCGTGCCTTACTATTCATCCCAAGCGGCTTTAAAGGATTTGAAACTGCAAAGAATTGATGCTGTGTTTGCTGATTTTGCTGTTGTAAATGACTTTTTAAGTAAACAGGAACAAGATAATGAACTGGTGATTAGTAGAACTGAAGCTGTGTTTGTTGAGCAGTTTTCTAAAGGCTATGGTATTGCCGTTAAGAAAAATAATCACATTTTACGCCAACGTTTAAACCTCGGTTTGAAGCAGATTGTTGAAAATGGTACCTATGCAAAGATTTTTCAGGAATATTTCCCTTAAAATAGTTCTTAAAACGACTCACAAAGTAGTGGTAATCATTCCTTAAAATAAGCTACTATTTTACATTCATCACAATTATTTAACATTTTTCACACATGCGTATTTATTCACTTTAGAATGTATACGGTTATTCTTAAATACTTAAACATTTTATTTCATTGGAGAAAAATATGAAAGTTGCTGTTCTTGGTGCTGCAGGTGGTATCGGTCAAGCGTTGTCGTTATTATTAAAAACTCAACTACCAGCTGGTTCTGAACTAGCATTATACGATGTTGCTCCAGTTGTTCCTGGTGTAGCGGTTGATTTATCACACATCCCAACAGCAGTTAAAGTTGAAGGTTTTGGTGCTGATGCGTTAGGCGCTGCATTAACAGGTGCTGATATTGTTATTATCCCTGCGGGCATGCCACGTAAACCAGGTATGGACCGTGCTGATTTATTCGCAGTGAATGCTGGTATTATCAAAACGTTAGCTGAAGGCATTGTTGCTAACTGCCCTAAAGCATTAGTTGGTGTTATCACTAACCCAGTAAATGGTACTGTTCCAATCGTTGCTGAAGTGTTCAAAAAAGCGGGTGTTTATGATAAAAACCGTATATTTGGTGTAACAACGCTTGATGTTATCCGTAGTGAAGCATTTGTTGCTGAACTTAAAGGTCTCAACGTTGCTGAAGTTAAAGTGCCAGTCATTGGCGGTCACTCAGGTACAACTATTTTACCACTTCTTTCTCAAGTTGAAGGTGTAACGTTCACTGAAGAAGAAGTTGCTGCATTAACTCCACGTATCCAAAATGCGGGTACTGAAGTTGTAAATGCTAAAGCTGGTGGCGGTTCTGCTACTTTATCTATGGGTGCTGCTGCTGCTCGTTTTTGTTTATCTTTAGTTAAAGGTTTACAAGGCGAAGACGTTGTAGATTACGCATACGTTGATATTGATGGTGGCGATGCTCCTTACTTTGCTCATCCGGTACGCTTGGGTGTTAACGGTGTAGTTGAAATTTTATCATACGGTAAATTATCAGCCTTTGAAGAAAAAGCTAAAAACGATATGTTAGTAACACTTAACAAAGACATCCAAGAAGGTGTTGATTTTATAAATAGCTAATCTACTTTTAGTTTTTTTGTAAATTATTGATAAGGTCAGCTATGCTGACCTTTTTTGTGTCTATAATAAAACATGAATTCATTTTGTGTATAGGGAGTGATATGAAAGTATTAGAGGCAATGACTTCAAGAGTTGTCACCGTTGATATGGATGACCGCATGCCAGTTCTTCAAAATATTTTATCACAAGCTGGTTTCCATCATTTATTGGTGGTGGAGGAGGGAAAGTTACAAGGTGTTATTAGTGATCGTGATTTATTACGGACATTAAGCCCTTTTTTAAATACAGAAACAGAATCTGTACGTGATTCAGAAACTGCACAACGACCCGCTCATCAAATAATGACCCGGTCTCCCATTACCATAGAGCCAAATACTTTAGTAAAAGATGCATTAACCTTAATGTTGACGCATGATATTAGTTGTTTACCTGTGCTCGATGGCGATAATATTGTTGGTATATTTACTATTCATGATGGAGTAAGGTCGCTTATTTAATAAGAACTAGCGTATAATTACTCCAATATCTTCGTTAAATACATTGATGATATTGCTATCCTTTGTGCCCCCTATTTTATTACTGCCTCATTTTATTTGTTAAAAAGGATTGTTTAATGAATAAAATAGACAGGATTGATATGCATAAACGTGATAAATAATGTGCTTTAAATCTTTTATATTGCACCTGTTATTCTTTATAGTGTCGACCTAGACTAGTTAAACTGAGATATATATGGATTATCTTCCTATTTTTACCAAATTAAAAAATCGTCATTGCCTTGTTGTTGGTGGTGGTGATATTGCTGCACGTAAAGTACATTTATTATTAAAAGCAAATGCATCAATCACTATTTGTGCTCCTGATATTTGTGATTCATTATTAGAAAAAGCTAAAAATAATCAGCTTACAATCATTAATGAAGCGTTTAGTGATGAACTGATCGAAGGTAAATGGTTAGTTGTTGCTGCAACCAATCAACATCATATTAATGAACATATTGCACAACTAGCTGAACAAAAACAGATTCTGGTTAATGTAGTTGATGAGCCTAAGTTATGTAGTTTCATTATGCCTTCTATTGTTGATCGCTCTCCAATCGTTGTTGCTATCTCTAGTGGCGGTAAAGCACCTGTACTAGCTCGTTTAATACGTGAACGTTTAGAAGCCTTATTACCAATGCATCTCGGGCGTTTGGCAAAAATTTCAGGCGAGTTTAGGCATCGTGTTAAACAAGTGATCACTAAAGAGTCTTTGCGCCGTCGTTATTGGGAAAAGTTATTTGGTAATGGCGATTTAGCAAGCCTATTACAAAAAGGTCAAATTGAAAAAGCGCAACAGTTTATGGAAGACAATCTGACTGATGAAGTTGCTCAAGGTGATGTTGCATTAGTTGGAGCAGGCCCTGGCGACCCATCATTGTTGACTTTAAAAGCATTGCAATTGATGCAACAAGCAGATGTTGTTTTATATGACCGTTTAGTATCGAAAGAAATTCTAGATTTAGTACGTCGTGATGCGGATTTAATTTCGGTTGGTAAAGCGGCAGGTAAGCATGAAGTTGAGCAATCTCGAACGAATCAAATGTTGGTTGAATTAGCGCAACAAGGTAAAAAAGTAGTGCGTTTAAAAGGTGGTGATTCCTTTATCTTCGGACGCGGTGGAGAAGAATTAGAAGAGCTTGTAGAAGCTGGCGTTGCTTTCCAAGTTGTGCCGGGTATCACGTCTGCTTCAGGCTGTAGTGCTTATGCGGGTATTCCTTTAACCCATCGTGATTATGCACAATCGGTTACTTTTGTTACTGGTCACAGAAAGAAAGATGGCAAAGCATTAGATTGGAAAGCGTTAGCTATTCCACATCAAACCTTAGTGGTCTACATGGGCTTATTACAAGCTCAAGAAATAGAAACTAATCTATTAGTGAATGGACGCGATGCGAACACACCTGTTGCCTTAATCAATAAAGGAACCAGTAACGAACAGCAAGTTATTACAGGAACTTTATCAGAACTATCTAAATTAGGTGGTGGTTTGGAAGGGCCGACGCTTATGATTGTAGGTGAGGTTGTACAGTTATCTTCTAAGCTTAATTGGTTTAATCCTGACAATAATAAAAAACTATCACGAGACCCGTTTTTAGTTAACTTATCTTAGATTATTTATAACCAATTAATATCCCACCAATAAAAAAGCCTGATTTATAATCAGGCTTTTTAGTTTTAAGCTTTTAAACTATATTTTTAAGTGTCGTTTTTAAAGATAGTTTTTAAATATATTTTTTAAGTAGAAAGCTTAATTTTCCCAATGTTGGTCTAAGTGTAATGCATCTTGATACAAACGTTCATAGTGCTTAGCTGAGTCAGACCAATAGAAGTGAGATTTCATTGCTTGTTTTTGTAAGCGCAACATTTCTTCTGGTTGCTCGATATAAAGTAATAAAGCGCGACGAAGTATATTTAGTAACTGGTTGGGATTGGGGTCATAAAACATAAACCCATTTGCATTATCTGGGTCTTGGTCGTAGTCAATGACGGTATCTTTTAGTCCTCCCACAGCACGTACAATAGGTAAGGTGCCATAAGCTAAACTATAGAGTTGGTTCAAACCACAAGGTTCGAATATAGATGGCATCATAAAGAAGTCTGAGCCTGCTTCAATCAAGTGTGATAATTCATTGCTATAAGCATCAATAAATTTAAATTTATCTTTATAATGACTAGCTAGTGCCGTTAAATGGCCTGTAATGCTAGGATCTCCAGATCCAACAATGATCAATTGTACGTTATGTTTCAAAAAACGATCTAGGATAGGAATAATTAACCCAAAGCCTTTTTGATCTGTTAAACGACAAACCATCCCATACACTGGAACATCTATCGCTTCCAGTCCAACTTCTTTTTGTAATGCTGCTTTACATTTATCTTTACCCGAAAGATCATTACTATCGAAATTAAATGGGATTAATTTATCTGTCTCAGGACTCCAATCATTATAATCACAGCCATTTAATATCCCTTGAAAGTCATGAATACGTTCAATAAAGTGATTTGACATACCGTGAGAGCCTAAGGTTGTTAGTAACTCACTGGCATAGTTTGGACTTACAGTATTGACTTTATCAGCATAAAGAACGCCTACTTTTAAAAAGTTAATATAGCTATAATTCTCTAATACACGTTCATCCATACATGCGCTTACTTCTGGAATAAGGTTTAATTGAGATTTTTCAAAAATGCCTTGAAACGCTGAGTTATGACTAGTGATAACTGTTTTACTGTTAGTAAAGAAAGAGTTGTTATAGAAACGAGTTTTTAATAAATAGGGAACTAATCCAGTATGCCAATCATTACAATGGATAATATCTGGTGAAAAATCTTCAGCTAAAGTGGTCAGTAAAGCGGCTAAACTAAAAAATGCAAAACGTTCTCCATTATCAGGATAAGCATTGTTGTCTTCACCATATAGACCAGGACGATCAAAATAATGTGCGTTATCAATGCCTAATACTTTGATACCATCTAATGAGAGTTCTTGTACTGAAAATTGAATATCTGGGCGTGAGCTATCAGTATGCAAGTTTAATAAATGAGTTTGTTGGGCATGTTCTCTGTGATTAAGTGTTCGATAAAATGGAGTCACAATAACTATTTCGTGACCTAAATTACGAAGCTCAAGTGGAAGAGACTTTGCTACATCAGCAAGACCACCGGTTTTAGAGAAACCTTCAACTTCAGATGAGATAAATAAAATTTTCAATTTATGAGAATCCATTGGAAACTCCTTTGACTAAGAATATGAGCAACAAAAAAGCTACTTAATGCAGTAGCTTTTAAAATTAAGTTAATAATTAGAAGCCGATTCTGGAACCTTTGGGTATAACGACTATTCCTTCATCAGAAACAGTAAACCGTTTTTTATCATTTTCTAGATTAACGCCAATCTTTACACCATCGGCTATTTCAACATCTTTATCAATAATTGTTTTGATTATTTCACAATCTTTACCGATTTTAGTGTCACCTAATAGAACAGATTTATAAACATTACTACGTTGACCAACAAAGCAATTAAAGCCTAACACCGATTTTTTGATTGTAGCGCCAATGATTAAAGCACCGTCGGAAATGAGAGATCGTCTGATCGAACAAGTGATATCACCATCATTCTGAAAGTTTGCTGCTGGTAACGCAGGGTAGTGGGTATGCATCGGCCATGCTCTATTATAAAAAGAGATTGGAGGAGTTGATTTGATCAGATCCATATTAGCTTCCCAATACGACTCTATTGTACCCACATCACGCCAATAAGCTTCACCATCTTCATTCAGTATTTTATTAGTAGTGAAATCATATACAAACACTTTACCTGTTGGCATTAGGTGCGGAATGATATCTTTACCGAAATCATGACTTGATGCTTCATCGGCTGCATCTCGAATTAATTCTCTTTGTAGCTCTTGAGAATTAAAAACATAGTTACCCATTGACGCTAATACATTATCAGGATCACCTGGAATCGTCTTTGCGTCTTCCACTGAAGGCTTTTCAACAAAACTGATCATACGCCCGTCAGTATCTACTTCAATAATACCAAAGTGGTAAGCTTGTTCTTTAGGCAAACGAATCGCTGAGACGGTTAAAATAGCGTCTTTTTCTTTGTGATAGCTAATCTTCTGTCGTATATCCATTTTGTAGATATGATCACTACCAAAAATACACACTATTGGAGCATCATCTACTTCAATAAATTGTAAGTTTTGATAAATTGCATCAGCAGTACCACTATACCAATGTTTCCCTGTACGCATTTGTGCAGGAATAGCATCAATAAAAGTATCTGTGAAGCTGTTTAATTCCCAAGCTTGGCGTAAATGAGAGTTGAGCGATTGAGATTTAAACTGTGTTAATACATAAATCCTCAATAAATCAGAGTTAACAAAGTTATTAAGTACACAGTCGATAAGACGGTAACTTCCCCCAAATGGAACAGAAGGTTTGGTACGAGATTGTGTTAAGGGGTAAAGGCGTGAACCTTCACCACCTGCTAAAATCATAGAGAGAACTTTTGCCATTATAAAAACCCACCTAAATAATATGAAAACTCATCATTAGTAACCGTTAAAAAGTTTACTCAAACCCCACTCGACTTCCTTTTGCAATAACAACAATACCTTTTTCAGAAACGGTAAAGTGTTTGCGATCTTCTTCTATATTTTCACCAATAATAGTATTGGGTGCAATTTCAACATTTTTGTCGAGAATGACATTGGTTAAGCGTGCACCTTTACCAACTTTTACATTACCTAAAAATACGCACCCTTTTATTTTTACATGGGTACATAGATGACTTCTAAAACCGAGAATAGAATTCTCTATATTGGCGCCATTAATATAAGAACCTGCTCCGATATGAGATTTAGAGACATTGGTTACAGAATCACCTTGGTCTCGAAAGGTGGCTGGGGGTAATGGTGGGTGATAGGTGTGTAATGGCCAATGTTTATTGTATAAAGAAATAGGTTGGTCATCGTTTAATAAATCCATATGGGCTTCCCAGTAGGAATCAATCGTCCCTACATCACGCCAATATGCATGTTCTGGTTCGCCTGGTATTTTATTGTCACTAAAGTTATACACATACACTTTCCCTTGAGGAAATAACTTAGGAATAATATCTTTACCAAAATCATGACTAGAATTTTCTTCGAAGGCATCTTTTTCTAGTTCTTCGATTAATGTATCTGCTTTAAAAATGTAGTTCCCCATAGAAGCAAGCACATGTTCTGGGTCACCTGGAATAGTTTTAGCTTCTTCAACAGAAGGTTTTTCGGTAAAGCCAATCATGTGACCTGTTTCATTGATTTCTATAATACCGAAGTGGTGGGCTTGGCTTTTTTGTACTCTAATCGCTGCAACTGTTAATGCTCCACCCATTTTTTTATGGTAATCAACCATTTGTTGAACATCCATTTTATAGATGTGGTCACTACCAAAAATACATACATGATCTGCTTTGCTTTTTTCAATAAAACGATAATTTTGATAAATGGCATCAGCCGTACCTGAGTACCAGTTTTTATTAACACGCTGTTGTGCAGGGATCGCCTCAATAAAACGATCTGAAATGCCTGATAAACGCCATGCGCGACGTAAATGAATATTGAGGGATTGGGATTTGAATTGGGTCAGAACATAAATTTTCATTAAGTCTGCATTGACGAAGTTATTTAATGCAAAATCTACTAATCTATAATTACCACCAAAAGGCACCGCGGGTTTGGTTCGGTTCTGGGTTAACGGAAAAAGCCGAGACCCTTCACCTCCCGCAAGAATCATAGCTAAAATACCAGACATAGAGCCTCCACATTTTTATATTAGAAAGCTATGTTTACGTTACATAGCTTTTATTCCATTGATGAGTTGATTTTTAAATATCTTCCTTTGACCCTAACAATAAAGTGAAAATTATGACACGTTTACTTGATGGTTATTTGAGGCAGCTCAATACTTTAAACTTATTGTTTTGAGCATCTTCAAAGAATTTTTTATAAGTAATCGTTAAAAGTGGCTCATAACGTAAAAACTTATTTGCTACAATCGTTAATTTTCCTTTTTTCTTCAAAAAGTTAACAGACTTGCTGATGAACTCTTCTGCTGCATCATAGTTTGTTTTTTGACCAGAATGAAACGGTGGATTTGAAAGCAATAAATCATATTCTTTATTTACATTTGAGAACACGTCCGATGCAAACACATTTGCCTGTAGTGCATTTTTTTCTAAAGTGAGTTTTGCGCTCTCTAAAGCATAGACATTTACATCAATTAAATCTAGTTGTAATTGTTGATGTTTTTTCAGGAGGTAACAAGAAAGCACTCCTGCACCACAACCAAAATCTAAACCTTGTCCGCTTAATTCATCAGGTAAATTGTTCAATAACAACTCGCTACCTTTATCTAATTCGCCAAAACTAAATACACCAGGTAAGGAACGAATTGTAAGTGAAATGTCATTAATATTAAGCTGATAGTCTTTTATCCATTGTTGTTGGTTAAAAGTTGCAACAGGTTTACTTAATTGAGCATAAATAACACTGCAATGTCGAGCTGAGTCGATCGCATTACTATATTCTGAGTAAGGGACTAATAATGTTGCAACGCTTTTGATGCCACATTTTTTTTCACCTACTAGAATGATATCTGCATTTTCTTTAAGGTGAGGGGTGAGGTTGGCAAGTAAATATTCAATTTCGTTTTTTGCTTTAGGGATATAAACTAATAATAAGTCGAATTTTTCTTGGTTTTCTTTCCCTTGATAATTCGCTGTAAAATGGACATCAGATGTCGTTAATTTGTCTTTTAATTTGTCATAATAACGAAAATCATTAAAACAAAAGCAGCTTGATGATGCTATTCTTTCAAGGTTAATTGGATAACTGTCGTCGATATTACCTGCGACTAAGATAGACTTTCCTGTAAATAACGCTTCATTACGCTGTAAAACTTGGCTCGGATTTGAAAATACTTGATTAAGTGCCATTATAAATTCCTGTTACAGCTTATTATTCGAAGCTTAAATGATGATGCAAAGTGCAAGGAAAAGCATTATACCAATCGTAATTAGTATATGAGCTAATATTTCGATGGGTATTATATTGTTATTTTAGCGATTACTCACCTACACATGAAAAATAGTTTGTCACAAGGATGTTATGAAGTTCACTAATAAATTTACGTTTATTACTAGTGCTATTGTGTTGACCTGTATTACTTTGGTATTAATCGGTGGTATGGTAAGTTTGCGATCACTATCATTAAAACATCACCAGCAGCTTATTGGCAGTGTTATTGAAGTGATTGAAAAGCAAATTGATAAGCAAACTGTTGAAACTCAATTTGACTCTTGGTTACCCGATTTACTTGATGCATCAGGTATTGTTCGTTTACAAGTTAAGCGTGGTGATGTGACGGTATATCAAAACTATTATGCCAGTCGCCAATATTATCCAATGCGATTGTTGCTTCGTTACTCCTACGAATTAGATAAATATCCCGATGTTCGCTTGATATTGCATACCCGCCAGCCTTTTTCTGAACTTAAATTCACCTTTTGGCCTCTCGCAGGGGTTGGTACTGCCATCTTGTTGAGTTTAAGTTTGTTATATTTTGCATTACGTTGGATAAAAAAATCGTTTTATGGTGCCGAACTATTAGAGCGCCGTGCTCATTATTTATTACAAAACAACCCGACTGCACGCTTTGCCCAAGAGGGAGAGTGGCCTAAAGCGGCAAGCCAAGCTCTGGATGTACTATCAGAGCGATTAGAAAACAGCCTTAAAGAGCGTAGTATTTTTGATATCCATATCAGAGGAAAGGCTTTTTTAGACGAAGATACTGGGCTTGGTAACCGTTTAGCATTTGATAATATGTTAGATACGGTGACGAACGATGAAAGTTATGCCTCAAATACATTAATATTAATCAGTTTGACTGAATTAAGTACGCTGAAGTACCAGTTTG
Above is a genomic segment from Psychromonas sp. L1A2 containing:
- a CDS encoding type IV pilin protein, which encodes MNKLDFRENKLRGFTLIELLVCLVVIGILAGIAYPSYQSFVITTRRGDAQTELIKAQMEQSSYRILQPIYISNPASAGLPLNSEYYTFSIVSAAAHTYVMKAVAKISSSQNNDKAACKALFIDQNNVKTSDGSQDNAFCWHQ
- the argR gene encoding transcriptional regulator ArgR; the protein is MRQTSELMDFFKCLLKEEHLSSQSEIVDALIEAGFTHINQSKVSRMLSKTGAVRTRNATGEMVYCLPAELGIPATTSPLKNLVVDIDRNDSLIVIRTSPGAAQLIARLLDSMGKAEGILGTIAGDDTIYIAPSNTQEIEATLAVVHKLFD
- a CDS encoding transporter substrate-binding domain-containing protein, translated to MISFSRQLALICLLLSTSLSANTSKQLQVKFATDANYFPFEYLSDDKEIQGFDIDIAKAICEQANLKCSFEHHRFDGLLLTLPFGRYDAVIAALDITSERLEKVDFSDSYYKVPPVFISKEQLQGEFSLEGKFIGVQANTSNQSYLIQFAKENSYIVPYYSSQAALKDLKLQRIDAVFADFAVVNDFLSKQEQDNELVISRTEAVFVEQFSKGYGIAVKKNNHILRQRLNLGLKQIVENGTYAKIFQEYFP
- the mdh gene encoding malate dehydrogenase — translated: MKVAVLGAAGGIGQALSLLLKTQLPAGSELALYDVAPVVPGVAVDLSHIPTAVKVEGFGADALGAALTGADIVIIPAGMPRKPGMDRADLFAVNAGIIKTLAEGIVANCPKALVGVITNPVNGTVPIVAEVFKKAGVYDKNRIFGVTTLDVIRSEAFVAELKGLNVAEVKVPVIGGHSGTTILPLLSQVEGVTFTEEEVAALTPRIQNAGTEVVNAKAGGGSATLSMGAAAARFCLSLVKGLQGEDVVDYAYVDIDGGDAPYFAHPVRLGVNGVVEILSYGKLSAFEEKAKNDMLVTLNKDIQEGVDFINS
- a CDS encoding CBS domain-containing protein produces the protein MKVLEAMTSRVVTVDMDDRMPVLQNILSQAGFHHLLVVEEGKLQGVISDRDLLRTLSPFLNTETESVRDSETAQRPAHQIMTRSPITIEPNTLVKDALTLMLTHDISCLPVLDGDNIVGIFTIHDGVRSLI
- the cysG gene encoding siroheme synthase CysG, translated to MDYLPIFTKLKNRHCLVVGGGDIAARKVHLLLKANASITICAPDICDSLLEKAKNNQLTIINEAFSDELIEGKWLVVAATNQHHINEHIAQLAEQKQILVNVVDEPKLCSFIMPSIVDRSPIVVAISSGGKAPVLARLIRERLEALLPMHLGRLAKISGEFRHRVKQVITKESLRRRYWEKLFGNGDLASLLQKGQIEKAQQFMEDNLTDEVAQGDVALVGAGPGDPSLLTLKALQLMQQADVVLYDRLVSKEILDLVRRDADLISVGKAAGKHEVEQSRTNQMLVELAQQGKKVVRLKGGDSFIFGRGGEELEELVEAGVAFQVVPGITSASGCSAYAGIPLTHRDYAQSVTFVTGHRKKDGKALDWKALAIPHQTLVVYMGLLQAQEIETNLLVNGRDANTPVALINKGTSNEQQVITGTLSELSKLGGGLEGPTLMIVGEVVQLSSKLNWFNPDNNKKLSRDPFLVNLS
- the glgA gene encoding glycogen synthase GlgA; amino-acid sequence: MDSHKLKILFISSEVEGFSKTGGLADVAKSLPLELRNLGHEIVIVTPFYRTLNHREHAQQTHLLNLHTDSSRPDIQFSVQELSLDGIKVLGIDNAHYFDRPGLYGEDNNAYPDNGERFAFFSLAALLTTLAEDFSPDIIHCNDWHTGLVPYLLKTRFYNNSFFTNSKTVITSHNSAFQGIFEKSQLNLIPEVSACMDERVLENYSYINFLKVGVLYADKVNTVSPNYASELLTTLGSHGMSNHFIERIHDFQGILNGCDYNDWSPETDKLIPFNFDSNDLSGKDKCKAALQKEVGLEAIDVPVYGMVCRLTDQKGFGLIIPILDRFLKHNVQLIIVGSGDPSITGHLTALASHYKDKFKFIDAYSNELSHLIEAGSDFFMMPSIFEPCGLNQLYSLAYGTLPIVRAVGGLKDTVIDYDQDPDNANGFMFYDPNPNQLLNILRRALLLYIEQPEEMLRLQKQAMKSHFYWSDSAKHYERLYQDALHLDQHWEN
- the glgC gene encoding glucose-1-phosphate adenylyltransferase, which encodes MAKVLSMILAGGEGSRLYPLTQSRTKPSVPFGGSYRLIDCVLNNFVNSDLLRIYVLTQFKSQSLNSHLRQAWELNSFTDTFIDAIPAQMRTGKHWYSGTADAIYQNLQFIEVDDAPIVCIFGSDHIYKMDIRQKISYHKEKDAILTVSAIRLPKEQAYHFGIIEVDTDGRMISFVEKPSVEDAKTIPGDPDNVLASMGNYVFNSQELQRELIRDAADEASSHDFGKDIIPHLMPTGKVFVYDFTTNKILNEDGEAYWRDVGTIESYWEANMDLIKSTPPISFYNRAWPMHTHYPALPAANFQNDGDITCSIRRSLISDGALIIGATIKKSVLGFNCFVGQRSNVYKSVLLGDTKIGKDCEIIKTIIDKDVEIADGVKIGVNLENDKKRFTVSDEGIVVIPKGSRIGF
- the glgC gene encoding glucose-1-phosphate adenylyltransferase; translated protein: MSGILAMILAGGEGSRLFPLTQNRTKPAVPFGGNYRLVDFALNNFVNADLMKIYVLTQFKSQSLNIHLRRAWRLSGISDRFIEAIPAQQRVNKNWYSGTADAIYQNYRFIEKSKADHVCIFGSDHIYKMDVQQMVDYHKKMGGALTVAAIRVQKSQAHHFGIIEINETGHMIGFTEKPSVEEAKTIPGDPEHVLASMGNYIFKADTLIEELEKDAFEENSSHDFGKDIIPKLFPQGKVYVYNFSDNKIPGEPEHAYWRDVGTIDSYWEAHMDLLNDDQPISLYNKHWPLHTYHPPLPPATFRDQGDSVTNVSKSHIGAGSYINGANIENSILGFRSHLCTHVKIKGCVFLGNVKVGKGARLTNVILDKNVEIAPNTIIGENIEEDRKHFTVSEKGIVVIAKGSRVGFE
- the rsmC gene encoding 16S rRNA (guanine(1207)-N(2))-methyltransferase RsmC — translated: MALNQVFSNPSQVLQRNEALFTGKSILVAGNIDDSYPINLERIASSSCFCFNDFRYYDKLKDKLTTSDVHFTANYQGKENQEKFDLLLVYIPKAKNEIEYLLANLTPHLKENADIILVGEKKCGIKSVATLLVPYSEYSNAIDSARHCSVIYAQLSKPVATFNQQQWIKDYQLNINDISLTIRSLPGVFSFGELDKGSELLLNNLPDELSGQGLDFGCGAGVLSCYLLKKHQQLQLDLIDVNVYALESAKLTLEKNALQANVFASDVFSNVNKEYDLLLSNPPFHSGQKTNYDAAEEFISKSVNFLKKKGKLTIVANKFLRYEPLLTITYKKFFEDAQNNKFKVLSCLK